A genomic region of Arachis stenosperma cultivar V10309 chromosome 9, arast.V10309.gnm1.PFL2, whole genome shotgun sequence contains the following coding sequences:
- the LOC130951511 gene encoding snRNA-activating protein complex subunit-like isoform X1 — protein MDFIESSVPEALDCDLSFPRGGPIYVPNMVSPSTTVPQFENSIISELQNLEAELSQDATRISDDDVSVDDLKIFTEDELMDMSLKEVFEGMENNENHPPPSDQSKVGGGEKRSRKKRKGTNNPILESGCIEKVEQVVRIKQKQEEDKESARLHSFNPACKINETLKPGRNGRMRSLRSTNYTKKVSAADLQQHIPVTFPEILLSVEVYHNVRQCVKTQELLVLGKQPLTDLRDKIHCSMDQVMQKAGQYDPSGYFLIEDVFYTDLRDPSAINYAKPILDWLRNSKEEVQKKWEYIISGRLHQKHKAIMGEVYASNLPRFASIEMQKIRFCDLLFRLGAGYLYCHQGDCTHTLVIRDMRLFHTDDVHNRTVYPIVTFQLKMVFKKCSACKIFRATKVTADDKWTPQNPCYFCDECFSLLHFNDDGLPYYNSFLEYDYNHD, from the exons ATGGATTTCATAGAATCTTCAGTTCCAGAAGCACTAGATTGTGATCTCTCATTTCCAAGGGGTGGACCCATTTATGTTCCCAATATGGTCAGCCCCTCCACAACGGTTCCTCAGTTTGAAAACTCTATAATTTCTGAACTTCAG AATCTAGAGGCTGAATTATCACAAGATGCCACCCGAATCTCTGATGATGATGTATC GGTTGATGATCTTAAAATATTTACAGAGGACGAGCTAATGGATATGTCTTTGAAGGAAGTATTTGAG GGTATGGAGAACAATGAAAATCATCCACCACCTTCAGACCAATCCAAAGTGGG GGGTGGTGAAAAGAGGTCAAGGAAAAAACGGAAAGGAACAAATAATCCTATTCTTGAG AGTGGTTGTATAGAAAAGGTGGAGCAAGTTGTGAGAATCAAACAAAAGCAAGAAGAAGACAAGGAATCAGCAAGACTTCATTCATTTAA TCCTGCTTGCAAGATCAATGAAACCCTCAAACCAGGCAGGAACGGAAGGATGAGATCACTTAGGTCCACAAATTATACCAAAAAG GTCAGTGCAGCAGATCTTCAACAACACATACCTGTGACATTTCCTGAAATTCTTCTATCGGTGGAGGTTTACCATAATGTTCGACAGTGTGTCAAG ACCCAAGAGTTGTTAGTTCTTGGAAAGCAGCCTTTAACTGATTTAAGGGACAAGATCCATTGCTCAATGGACCAGGTGATGCAAAAAGCTGGGCAGTATGATCCTTCTGGATATTTTCTCATTGAA GATGTATTTTACACTGATTTGAGAGACCCATCTGCTATTAATTATGCCAAACCTATACTGGATTGGCTCCGAAACTCAAAGGAGGAGGTGCAAAAAAAATGGGAATATATTATAAGTGGCAGACTACACCAGAAACATAAAGCAATTATGGGTGAAGTATATGCATCAAACTTGCCTCGCTTTGCATCGATTGAGATGCAAAAGATACGTTTTTGTGACTTACTATTTCGACTTGGTGCTGGATACCTCTATTGTCACCAG GGCGATTGCACGCATACCTTAGTGATTCGAGATATGAGGTTATTTCATACGGATGATGTGCATAATCGGACGGTTTATCCAATAGTCACCTTTCAACTGAAAATGGTTTTTAAGAAATGCAGTGCTTGCAAAATATTCAGAGCTACAAAGGTAACAGCTGATGACAAATGGACACCACAAAACCCTTGTTACTTTTGTGATGAATGTTTTTCGCTCCTCCACTTCAACGACGATGGCTTGCCATATTATAACAGCTTCCTAGAATATGATTATAATCACGATTAG
- the LOC130951511 gene encoding snRNA-activating protein complex subunit-like isoform X4, producing the protein MDMSLKEVFEGMENNENHPPPSDQSKVGGGEKRSRKKRKGTNNPILESGCIEKVEQVVRIKQKQEEDKESARLHSFNPACKINETLKPGRNGRMRSLRSTNYTKKVSAADLQQHIPVTFPEILLSVEVYHNVRQCVKTQELLVLGKQPLTDLRDKIHCSMDQVMQKAGQYDPSGYFLIEDVFYTDLRDPSAINYAKPILDWLRNSKEEVQKKWEYIISGRLHQKHKAIMGEVYASNLPRFASIEMQKIRFCDLLFRLGAGYLYCHQGDCTHTLVIRDMRLFHTDDVHNRTVYPIVTFQLKMVFKKCSACKIFRATKVTADDKWTPQNPCYFCDECFSLLHFNDDGLPYYNSFLEYDYNHD; encoded by the exons ATGGATATGTCTTTGAAGGAAGTATTTGAG GGTATGGAGAACAATGAAAATCATCCACCACCTTCAGACCAATCCAAAGTGGG GGGTGGTGAAAAGAGGTCAAGGAAAAAACGGAAAGGAACAAATAATCCTATTCTTGAG AGTGGTTGTATAGAAAAGGTGGAGCAAGTTGTGAGAATCAAACAAAAGCAAGAAGAAGACAAGGAATCAGCAAGACTTCATTCATTTAA TCCTGCTTGCAAGATCAATGAAACCCTCAAACCAGGCAGGAACGGAAGGATGAGATCACTTAGGTCCACAAATTATACCAAAAAG GTCAGTGCAGCAGATCTTCAACAACACATACCTGTGACATTTCCTGAAATTCTTCTATCGGTGGAGGTTTACCATAATGTTCGACAGTGTGTCAAG ACCCAAGAGTTGTTAGTTCTTGGAAAGCAGCCTTTAACTGATTTAAGGGACAAGATCCATTGCTCAATGGACCAGGTGATGCAAAAAGCTGGGCAGTATGATCCTTCTGGATATTTTCTCATTGAA GATGTATTTTACACTGATTTGAGAGACCCATCTGCTATTAATTATGCCAAACCTATACTGGATTGGCTCCGAAACTCAAAGGAGGAGGTGCAAAAAAAATGGGAATATATTATAAGTGGCAGACTACACCAGAAACATAAAGCAATTATGGGTGAAGTATATGCATCAAACTTGCCTCGCTTTGCATCGATTGAGATGCAAAAGATACGTTTTTGTGACTTACTATTTCGACTTGGTGCTGGATACCTCTATTGTCACCAG GGCGATTGCACGCATACCTTAGTGATTCGAGATATGAGGTTATTTCATACGGATGATGTGCATAATCGGACGGTTTATCCAATAGTCACCTTTCAACTGAAAATGGTTTTTAAGAAATGCAGTGCTTGCAAAATATTCAGAGCTACAAAGGTAACAGCTGATGACAAATGGACACCACAAAACCCTTGTTACTTTTGTGATGAATGTTTTTCGCTCCTCCACTTCAACGACGATGGCTTGCCATATTATAACAGCTTCCTAGAATATGATTATAATCACGATTAG
- the LOC130951511 gene encoding snRNA-activating protein complex subunit-like isoform X2 translates to MPPESLMMMVDDLKIFTEDELMDMSLKEVFEGMENNENHPPPSDQSKVGGGEKRSRKKRKGTNNPILESGCIEKVEQVVRIKQKQEEDKESARLHSFNPACKINETLKPGRNGRMRSLRSTNYTKKVSAADLQQHIPVTFPEILLSVEVYHNVRQCVKTQELLVLGKQPLTDLRDKIHCSMDQVMQKAGQYDPSGYFLIEDVFYTDLRDPSAINYAKPILDWLRNSKEEVQKKWEYIISGRLHQKHKAIMGEVYASNLPRFASIEMQKIRFCDLLFRLGAGYLYCHQGDCTHTLVIRDMRLFHTDDVHNRTVYPIVTFQLKMVFKKCSACKIFRATKVTADDKWTPQNPCYFCDECFSLLHFNDDGLPYYNSFLEYDYNHD, encoded by the exons ATGCCACCCGAATCTCTGATGATGAT GGTTGATGATCTTAAAATATTTACAGAGGACGAGCTAATGGATATGTCTTTGAAGGAAGTATTTGAG GGTATGGAGAACAATGAAAATCATCCACCACCTTCAGACCAATCCAAAGTGGG GGGTGGTGAAAAGAGGTCAAGGAAAAAACGGAAAGGAACAAATAATCCTATTCTTGAG AGTGGTTGTATAGAAAAGGTGGAGCAAGTTGTGAGAATCAAACAAAAGCAAGAAGAAGACAAGGAATCAGCAAGACTTCATTCATTTAA TCCTGCTTGCAAGATCAATGAAACCCTCAAACCAGGCAGGAACGGAAGGATGAGATCACTTAGGTCCACAAATTATACCAAAAAG GTCAGTGCAGCAGATCTTCAACAACACATACCTGTGACATTTCCTGAAATTCTTCTATCGGTGGAGGTTTACCATAATGTTCGACAGTGTGTCAAG ACCCAAGAGTTGTTAGTTCTTGGAAAGCAGCCTTTAACTGATTTAAGGGACAAGATCCATTGCTCAATGGACCAGGTGATGCAAAAAGCTGGGCAGTATGATCCTTCTGGATATTTTCTCATTGAA GATGTATTTTACACTGATTTGAGAGACCCATCTGCTATTAATTATGCCAAACCTATACTGGATTGGCTCCGAAACTCAAAGGAGGAGGTGCAAAAAAAATGGGAATATATTATAAGTGGCAGACTACACCAGAAACATAAAGCAATTATGGGTGAAGTATATGCATCAAACTTGCCTCGCTTTGCATCGATTGAGATGCAAAAGATACGTTTTTGTGACTTACTATTTCGACTTGGTGCTGGATACCTCTATTGTCACCAG GGCGATTGCACGCATACCTTAGTGATTCGAGATATGAGGTTATTTCATACGGATGATGTGCATAATCGGACGGTTTATCCAATAGTCACCTTTCAACTGAAAATGGTTTTTAAGAAATGCAGTGCTTGCAAAATATTCAGAGCTACAAAGGTAACAGCTGATGACAAATGGACACCACAAAACCCTTGTTACTTTTGTGATGAATGTTTTTCGCTCCTCCACTTCAACGACGATGGCTTGCCATATTATAACAGCTTCCTAGAATATGATTATAATCACGATTAG
- the LOC130951511 gene encoding snRNA-activating protein complex subunit-like isoform X3 — translation MPPESLMMMYQDELMDMSLKEVFEGMENNENHPPPSDQSKVGGGEKRSRKKRKGTNNPILESGCIEKVEQVVRIKQKQEEDKESARLHSFNPACKINETLKPGRNGRMRSLRSTNYTKKVSAADLQQHIPVTFPEILLSVEVYHNVRQCVKTQELLVLGKQPLTDLRDKIHCSMDQVMQKAGQYDPSGYFLIEDVFYTDLRDPSAINYAKPILDWLRNSKEEVQKKWEYIISGRLHQKHKAIMGEVYASNLPRFASIEMQKIRFCDLLFRLGAGYLYCHQGDCTHTLVIRDMRLFHTDDVHNRTVYPIVTFQLKMVFKKCSACKIFRATKVTADDKWTPQNPCYFCDECFSLLHFNDDGLPYYNSFLEYDYNHD, via the exons ATGCCACCCGAATCTCTGATGATGATGTATC AGGACGAGCTAATGGATATGTCTTTGAAGGAAGTATTTGAG GGTATGGAGAACAATGAAAATCATCCACCACCTTCAGACCAATCCAAAGTGGG GGGTGGTGAAAAGAGGTCAAGGAAAAAACGGAAAGGAACAAATAATCCTATTCTTGAG AGTGGTTGTATAGAAAAGGTGGAGCAAGTTGTGAGAATCAAACAAAAGCAAGAAGAAGACAAGGAATCAGCAAGACTTCATTCATTTAA TCCTGCTTGCAAGATCAATGAAACCCTCAAACCAGGCAGGAACGGAAGGATGAGATCACTTAGGTCCACAAATTATACCAAAAAG GTCAGTGCAGCAGATCTTCAACAACACATACCTGTGACATTTCCTGAAATTCTTCTATCGGTGGAGGTTTACCATAATGTTCGACAGTGTGTCAAG ACCCAAGAGTTGTTAGTTCTTGGAAAGCAGCCTTTAACTGATTTAAGGGACAAGATCCATTGCTCAATGGACCAGGTGATGCAAAAAGCTGGGCAGTATGATCCTTCTGGATATTTTCTCATTGAA GATGTATTTTACACTGATTTGAGAGACCCATCTGCTATTAATTATGCCAAACCTATACTGGATTGGCTCCGAAACTCAAAGGAGGAGGTGCAAAAAAAATGGGAATATATTATAAGTGGCAGACTACACCAGAAACATAAAGCAATTATGGGTGAAGTATATGCATCAAACTTGCCTCGCTTTGCATCGATTGAGATGCAAAAGATACGTTTTTGTGACTTACTATTTCGACTTGGTGCTGGATACCTCTATTGTCACCAG GGCGATTGCACGCATACCTTAGTGATTCGAGATATGAGGTTATTTCATACGGATGATGTGCATAATCGGACGGTTTATCCAATAGTCACCTTTCAACTGAAAATGGTTTTTAAGAAATGCAGTGCTTGCAAAATATTCAGAGCTACAAAGGTAACAGCTGATGACAAATGGACACCACAAAACCCTTGTTACTTTTGTGATGAATGTTTTTCGCTCCTCCACTTCAACGACGATGGCTTGCCATATTATAACAGCTTCCTAGAATATGATTATAATCACGATTAG